A part of Cupriavidus sp. D39 genomic DNA contains:
- a CDS encoding 3-oxoacid CoA-transferase subunit A: MINKLYGTAREAVNDVPDGATIAIGGFGGAGMPDELIDALIKQGARELTVVSNNAGNGDTGLAALLKTRRVRKLVCSFPRQRDAYVFEELYRAGQIELEVVPQGTLAERLRAAGSGIGAFYTPTGYGTLLAEGKETRQIDGRGYVLEHPLHVDVALINAAAADRWGNLIYNKTARNFAPVMAMAASQTIAAVARVCELGELDPEDVVTPGIFVSRVVLRDAAVARAEVMQAG, from the coding sequence ATGATCAACAAACTCTATGGAACGGCGCGCGAGGCCGTGAATGACGTCCCCGACGGCGCCACGATCGCGATCGGAGGATTCGGCGGCGCCGGCATGCCCGACGAACTGATCGACGCTCTGATCAAGCAGGGCGCCAGGGAACTGACAGTGGTCAGCAACAACGCCGGCAACGGCGACACCGGACTGGCGGCTCTGCTCAAGACCCGCCGCGTGCGCAAGCTGGTGTGCTCCTTCCCGCGCCAACGCGATGCGTACGTATTTGAAGAACTGTACCGCGCCGGCCAGATCGAGCTCGAAGTCGTGCCGCAAGGCACGCTGGCCGAGCGCCTGCGCGCCGCCGGAAGCGGCATCGGCGCCTTCTACACCCCCACCGGTTACGGCACGCTGCTGGCTGAGGGCAAGGAGACACGCCAGATCGACGGTCGCGGCTACGTGCTCGAGCACCCTCTCCATGTCGATGTCGCGCTGATCAACGCCGCGGCGGCCGACCGCTGGGGCAACCTCATCTATAACAAGACCGCGCGCAACTTCGCGCCCGTCATGGCGATGGCGGCAAGCCAGACGATCGCGGCCGTGGCTCGCGTCTGCGAACTGGGCGAGTTGGACCCCGAGGACGTCGTGACGCCCGGGATTTTCGTTAGCCGCGTGGTACTGCGCGACGCCGCAGTCGCGCGAGCTGAAGTCATGCAGGCAGGGTGA
- a CDS encoding LysR substrate-binding domain-containing protein, translated as MRIDVRERLSDDIVRLVREGGADLGIISGNVPTAGLQAVPFVKSALILVAPLGHPLLAEGDVWFEQSLDYAFVALLEGSAFQVFMTRAAGALHKPMTIRVHVASYDAICRMVAANAGIAIMPKAAFARLKGDQRIGACNLRDDWAVRTFQVCARDLDGLSSFSRKFANQLIARYAPGRNG; from the coding sequence GTGCGCATCGACGTGCGCGAACGCCTGAGCGACGACATCGTCCGCCTGGTGCGCGAAGGCGGCGCGGACCTCGGTATCATCTCCGGAAATGTGCCCACCGCGGGCCTGCAGGCAGTGCCTTTCGTCAAGAGCGCGCTGATCCTGGTGGCGCCGCTCGGGCATCCTTTGCTGGCAGAGGGTGACGTCTGGTTCGAGCAGTCGCTGGACTACGCCTTTGTCGCGCTGCTCGAGGGCAGCGCCTTCCAGGTGTTCATGACACGCGCTGCCGGCGCGTTGCACAAGCCCATGACCATTCGCGTCCATGTGGCCAGCTACGATGCCATCTGTCGCATGGTGGCCGCCAACGCAGGCATCGCCATCATGCCCAAGGCCGCGTTCGCGCGCCTCAAGGGCGACCAGCGCATTGGCGCCTGCAACCTGCGTGATGACTGGGCGGTTCGCACATTCCAGGTCTGCGCACGCGATCTGGATGGCCTGTCCAGCTTTTCCCGCAAGTTTGCCAACCAGCTGATCGCCCGGTACGCGCCGGGCCGCAACGGCTGA
- a CDS encoding LysR family transcriptional regulator, producing the protein MAVPFDITDFRLFVNVAETRSLTRGAERSFLSLPAVSNRIKNLEDTLGVRLLERSPQGVTLTAAGEVYLQHARVVLAELERLTGNLQPFTAGLSGQLKLVANTTAITEYLPRSSATTSPPTLMCASTCANA; encoded by the coding sequence ATGGCCGTTCCCTTCGACATCACGGATTTCCGCCTCTTCGTCAACGTGGCGGAAACACGCAGCCTGACCCGCGGTGCGGAGCGCTCCTTCCTTTCCTTGCCGGCGGTCAGCAACCGCATCAAGAACCTCGAAGACACGCTGGGGGTCCGCCTGCTGGAGCGCTCGCCCCAGGGCGTGACGCTGACGGCCGCCGGCGAAGTCTATCTGCAGCATGCCCGCGTGGTGCTTGCCGAGCTGGAGCGGCTCACGGGGAACCTCCAGCCTTTCACGGCGGGCCTTTCCGGGCAGCTCAAACTGGTGGCCAACACCACGGCCATCACCGAGTACCTTCCCCGGTCATCGGCGACTACCTCGCCACCCACCCTGATGTGCGCATCGACGTGCGCGAACGCCTGA
- a CDS encoding MBL fold metallo-hydrolase, translated as MMQSRTVGDLKITRILEYMGPTHDPAFLFPDIDRAVLDANADLMAPHHWIPHMNRLIVTIQFWVVHAGDNIIVVDTGVGNFKPRAGIARMNMLNTLVCEWMIAAGAPPEKVTHVVMTHLHADHVGWNTTWHDNRWVPTFPNARYYIPKDDFVFCDEGRNKEPGVVDVFGESFFDSVMPVVSEGLAEMIVPGQEVAGCLQVEPAAGHSPGQVVFRVRSQGEEAIFCGDILHSPLQIVRPDVNSGYCIRPDLARATRLAFLNRAADREALILPVHFGDPYCGYVRRQGQGFRFEPASW; from the coding sequence ATGATGCAATCGCGCACCGTCGGCGACCTGAAGATCACCCGCATCCTCGAGTACATGGGCCCAACGCATGATCCGGCCTTCCTTTTCCCCGACATCGACCGTGCCGTGCTCGACGCGAATGCGGACCTAATGGCGCCGCACCACTGGATCCCGCACATGAACAGGCTGATTGTGACCATCCAGTTCTGGGTCGTACACGCCGGTGACAACATCATCGTGGTCGATACCGGCGTGGGCAACTTCAAGCCGCGCGCCGGAATCGCGCGCATGAACATGCTCAACACCCTCGTGTGCGAATGGATGATCGCGGCCGGCGCTCCACCGGAGAAGGTCACCCATGTGGTGATGACGCACTTGCACGCGGATCACGTCGGCTGGAATACCACCTGGCACGATAACCGCTGGGTACCGACCTTCCCCAATGCACGCTACTACATCCCCAAGGATGACTTCGTTTTCTGCGACGAGGGCCGCAACAAGGAGCCCGGCGTGGTGGACGTGTTCGGCGAGTCATTCTTCGACAGCGTGATGCCGGTGGTCAGCGAAGGCCTCGCCGAGATGATAGTGCCCGGACAGGAGGTCGCCGGCTGCCTGCAGGTGGAGCCGGCAGCGGGCCACAGCCCTGGCCAAGTGGTGTTCCGCGTTCGTTCCCAGGGCGAGGAAGCGATCTTCTGCGGCGACATCCTGCACAGCCCGCTGCAGATCGTGCGCCCGGACGTGAACTCCGGCTACTGCATCCGTCCCGACCTAGCGCGCGCCACACGCCTGGCCTTCCTCAACCGGGCGGCTGACCGCGAGGCGCTGATCCTGCCGGTGCATTTCGGCGATCCCTACTGCGGCTACGTCAGGCGCCAAGGCCAGGGCTTCCGCTTCGAGCCGGCAAGCTGGTAG
- a CDS encoding flavin reductase family protein, whose translation MVGFFVQQAASAHGALLRTGRFVANVLGEEHHAVIDDFLKAPQGPARFATGQWREGDHGLPVLTDALASIECDIVCTEVLGTHDLIVGKIRKTTCNQANPIINFNASTHRIAPARLQ comes from the coding sequence ATGGTCGGCTTCTTCGTGCAGCAGGCCGCCTCGGCACACGGTGCCCTGCTGCGCACCGGACGCTTCGTGGCGAACGTGCTGGGCGAAGAGCACCACGCGGTCATCGACGACTTTCTCAAGGCTCCGCAAGGGCCTGCGCGATTCGCCACCGGCCAGTGGCGCGAAGGCGACCACGGTCTGCCCGTGCTGACGGATGCGCTGGCCAGCATCGAATGCGACATCGTCTGCACCGAAGTCCTCGGCACGCACGACCTGATCGTCGGGAAGATCCGCAAGACCACCTGTAACCAGGCCAACCCGATCATCAACTTCAACGCGAGCACCCACCGCATCGCGCCGGCACGGCTGCAGTAG
- a CDS encoding LysR family transcriptional regulator, translated as MDGLRAVELSLSISKTVRFAETARQFGVSATSVSRMITDFENELNVKLLMRSTRHVVLIEAGEEYARELEGILWNINQAHRNITEIRAAPPRAHCACTRA; from the coding sequence ATGGACGGGCTTCGCGCCGTGGAGCTTTCTCTGTCGATCTCGAAGACGGTGCGTTTCGCCGAGACGGCGCGGCAGTTCGGCGTGTCGGCCACATCCGTGTCGCGCATGATCACCGATTTCGAGAACGAGCTGAATGTGAAGCTGCTGATGCGCTCCACGCGCCACGTGGTACTGATCGAGGCGGGAGAGGAATATGCGCGGGAACTGGAAGGCATCCTCTGGAACATCAACCAGGCGCACCGCAACATCACCGAGATCCGCGCTGCGCCCCCAAGGGCACACTGCGCGTGCACTCGCGCATGA
- a CDS encoding tripartite tricarboxylate transporter substrate binding protein, translating into MDIFARLIAANLNGALRQPVVVDNRPGANSLIGIDMVAKSPADGYTLLITPSSAIAINPIIQPKMPYDALRDLAPVAQVGAAGILLVAHPSTGFKNLADLVRYAKANPDKLAYGSWGNGSTGHLVMEAIKTHYGLSMQHIPFKGSAQLVTDLLSKNILVGFTDIASPVPHIRSGKLVALGCTGSARGPALPDVPTLTEQGYRFNKDGWYGVFAPARTPPEIVQRLNLEINRILATEEVVQKFAQQNMPRPVTRTVSQFTATVRDDIDAWQSLAKVAKLGID; encoded by the coding sequence ATGGACATCTTCGCGCGGCTGATCGCGGCGAACCTGAATGGAGCGCTGCGCCAGCCAGTGGTGGTGGACAACAGGCCCGGGGCCAACAGCCTCATCGGCATCGATATGGTGGCCAAGAGCCCGGCAGACGGCTACACCCTGCTGATCACGCCCTCATCGGCCATCGCGATCAATCCCATCATTCAGCCCAAGATGCCTTATGACGCGTTAAGAGATCTGGCGCCAGTGGCGCAGGTTGGCGCTGCCGGCATCCTGCTGGTCGCGCATCCGTCCACCGGTTTCAAGAACCTCGCCGATCTGGTGCGCTATGCCAAGGCCAATCCCGACAAGCTGGCCTACGGCTCCTGGGGTAATGGCTCGACGGGCCACCTTGTGATGGAAGCCATCAAGACACACTACGGCCTGTCGATGCAGCACATCCCCTTCAAAGGCAGCGCCCAGCTTGTGACCGATCTGCTGTCGAAAAACATACTCGTCGGCTTCACCGATATCGCCTCGCCAGTGCCACACATTCGCTCGGGGAAACTGGTCGCACTCGGCTGCACCGGATCGGCGCGAGGGCCGGCCCTGCCAGATGTGCCCACGCTGACCGAACAAGGCTATCGCTTCAATAAAGATGGCTGGTACGGCGTCTTTGCCCCGGCCCGCACGCCGCCGGAAATCGTGCAACGGCTGAATCTTGAGATCAACCGTATTCTGGCCACCGAGGAAGTGGTGCAAAAATTCGCGCAGCAAAACATGCCGCGCCCAGTGACAAGAACCGTCAGCCAGTTCACAGCAACGGTGCGGGACGACATTGATGCCTGGCAAAGCCTTGCGAAGGTAGCCAAGCTGGGGATCGATTGA
- a CDS encoding SDR family NAD(P)-dependent oxidoreductase, with protein sequence MFCTKRGEWIKATCCYHGRASPIGSGTAMQALKGKVALVTGAGSGIGRANSVVMAARGAAIIVNDLNVTGAEATVALIQQAGGVAVACIADVSDAVSVEQAFTAAQKELGTVDILVNNAGIASGMPAFEDIDVAAIDRMFNVTVKGAMLCTRAVLPGMKQRGRGKIINTSSITAFGSHRRGSVYAAAKGAIISLTRAWAREFAEWNIHVNAVAPGRVQTPMSAGLSTNPSYEEEVRRRVPLGRRALPEEIACVVAFLASSDADYMTGQVLSPNGGEIM encoded by the coding sequence GTGTTCTGCACAAAACGTGGGGAGTGGATCAAGGCCACCTGCTGCTACCATGGCCGCGCCTCCCCCATCGGATCAGGAACAGCAATGCAGGCATTGAAAGGTAAGGTGGCGTTGGTCACCGGCGCTGGCTCTGGCATTGGCCGGGCCAACAGTGTCGTCATGGCCGCGCGTGGCGCAGCCATCATCGTGAACGACCTTAACGTCACCGGCGCCGAAGCGACCGTAGCGCTGATTCAGCAGGCCGGTGGCGTGGCGGTGGCGTGCATCGCCGATGTTTCGGACGCGGTTAGCGTGGAGCAGGCGTTCACGGCAGCGCAGAAGGAACTGGGAACGGTGGATATTCTCGTGAACAACGCGGGCATCGCCAGCGGCATGCCTGCGTTCGAGGACATTGACGTAGCCGCGATCGACCGCATGTTCAACGTGACGGTGAAGGGTGCCATGCTTTGCACCCGGGCCGTGCTGCCAGGCATGAAACAGCGCGGGCGTGGCAAGATCATCAATACGTCGTCGATTACCGCATTCGGATCGCATCGGCGGGGCAGTGTCTATGCGGCGGCGAAAGGCGCCATCATCAGCCTGACGCGCGCATGGGCTCGGGAGTTTGCCGAGTGGAATATCCACGTCAATGCCGTCGCGCCGGGGCGTGTGCAGACGCCGATGAGCGCGGGTCTGAGCACGAACCCGTCGTACGAGGAGGAGGTGCGGCGTCGCGTGCCGCTGGGGCGCAGGGCGTTGCCAGAGGAGATCGCTTGCGTGGTCGCCTTTCTGGCGTCTTCGGACGCCGACTACATGACGGGCCAGGTGCTGAGTCCGAACGGCGGCGAGATCATGTGA
- a CDS encoding LysR family transcriptional regulator, with product MPDVAGRNRAKAAFCTAKIGGMMDRLRAMELFLSISKTESFSETARRFGVSATSVSRMITDFESALNVKLLMRSTRQVVLTEAGQEYARELEGILWNINQAHRNITEIRAAPKGTLRVHSRMMFGLGVLPPLMAAFRRKYPDIHIELVLSESKADLRRNNFDIDFRISPPVEAGLKRRILFRSERYMVASPAYLERRTAPVQPTDILEHDCMAYLLPGGHHNWHFKRDDAIEEVSFKPRHVTNNGVALLELARLGEGIALLDDYTVHHDISNGTLVRLFSDYRVTNTTFEEGMFATILDTAMIPAKIRLFLDFVASQVSGEALRFSAYGKSSAISDSATPNP from the coding sequence GTGCCGGATGTTGCCGGCCGGAATAGGGCAAAGGCGGCGTTCTGTACTGCAAAAATTGGAGGAATGATGGACAGGCTTCGCGCCATGGAGCTTTTTCTATCGATATCGAAGACGGAGAGCTTCTCCGAGACAGCGCGGCGGTTCGGGGTGTCGGCCACATCCGTTTCGCGTATGATCACCGACTTCGAGAGTGCGCTGAACGTCAAGCTACTGATGCGCTCCACGCGCCAGGTGGTGCTGACGGAGGCGGGTCAGGAATACGCGCGGGAGCTGGAAGGGATCCTGTGGAACATCAATCAGGCGCACCGCAACATCACCGAGATCCGCGCCGCGCCCAAGGGTACGCTACGCGTGCATTCGCGCATGATGTTCGGTCTGGGTGTGCTGCCGCCACTGATGGCGGCCTTCCGTCGCAAGTACCCGGACATTCATATCGAACTAGTGCTGTCCGAATCGAAGGCAGACCTGCGGCGCAACAACTTCGACATCGATTTCCGGATTTCACCGCCCGTGGAGGCCGGACTGAAACGGCGCATCCTGTTCCGGAGCGAGCGCTATATGGTGGCGTCGCCAGCCTATCTGGAGCGCAGGACGGCACCTGTGCAACCGACCGATATCCTTGAACACGATTGCATGGCGTATCTGCTGCCAGGCGGCCATCACAACTGGCATTTCAAGCGCGATGACGCCATCGAAGAGGTGAGTTTCAAGCCGCGGCATGTCACCAACAACGGTGTCGCCTTGCTGGAACTGGCGCGGCTGGGCGAGGGCATTGCGCTGCTCGACGATTATACGGTCCACCACGACATCTCGAACGGCACGCTGGTGCGGCTATTTTCCGACTACCGTGTGACCAACACCACGTTCGAAGAAGGGATGTTCGCGACAATCCTGGACACCGCGATGATCCCGGCCAAGATCCGGCTGTTTCTCGACTTCGTGGCCTCGCAGGTCTCCGGCGAGGCGCTGCGGTTCTCCGCGTATGGCAAATCGAGCGCCATCAGCGACAGCGCCACCCCCAACCCTTAG
- a CDS encoding SMP-30/gluconolactonase/LRE family protein, with translation MQIEHLGTLRTDLGECPVWDADSQMLWMLDCRNGRIYTVDPQTGHDRFCELPAPLGSFALNGKDSLVVALKEDVSIYTPSTGKLRRVARIDDRHPNLRLNDGAAMPDGSFVVGTMHIFRNPGEAPLGGLYRLDPAGGFTRLDRGLGVVNGPVPHPSRAEFYVCDSAARSIYRYRIDSAGAWSVRERFVDTEPYGSAPDGCCFDSEGGLWTALVYVGAIARFDAEGRLTHRIDLPVAHPASLCFGGPALDDIYVTTIRDSGRLSAQGPLDGALLRVRGAGLRGAARPHCRVRA, from the coding sequence ATGCAAATCGAGCACCTCGGCACCCTTAGGACCGATCTCGGGGAATGCCCCGTCTGGGACGCGGACAGTCAAATGTTATGGATGCTCGATTGCCGCAACGGACGCATTTATACGGTCGATCCGCAAACGGGCCATGACCGGTTCTGCGAACTTCCCGCGCCGCTCGGCTCGTTCGCGCTAAATGGCAAAGACAGCCTGGTGGTCGCGCTGAAGGAGGACGTGTCGATCTATACGCCCTCTACCGGCAAGCTCAGGCGCGTGGCGCGCATCGACGATCGCCATCCCAACCTGCGCCTGAACGATGGCGCGGCCATGCCGGACGGCAGCTTCGTGGTAGGCACCATGCATATATTCCGCAACCCCGGCGAGGCACCGCTGGGCGGGTTGTACCGTCTGGACCCAGCCGGCGGCTTTACGCGCCTGGACCGCGGCCTGGGCGTGGTCAACGGCCCCGTGCCACACCCGTCGCGCGCCGAGTTCTATGTCTGCGACAGCGCCGCGCGCAGCATCTATCGCTATCGCATCGACAGCGCCGGCGCATGGTCCGTGCGGGAGCGATTTGTCGATACCGAGCCATATGGATCGGCCCCGGACGGTTGCTGCTTCGATAGTGAAGGCGGCTTGTGGACGGCGCTGGTCTACGTCGGCGCCATTGCACGGTTCGATGCCGAGGGCAGGCTGACGCATCGCATCGACCTGCCCGTCGCCCACCCCGCCTCGCTGTGCTTCGGCGGACCGGCGCTCGACGATATCTACGTCACCACGATCCGCGACAGCGGGCGGCTCTCGGCGCAGGGGCCGCTCGACGGGGCCCTGCTGCGGGTGCGCGGCGCGGGCTTGCGCGGCGCGGCCCGCCCGCATTGCCGCGTGCGGGCCTAA
- a CDS encoding enoyl-CoA hydratase/isomerase family protein, with amino-acid sequence MSEKLVLMEVADGVALVTLNRAPVNALNRDMRRQIVATFDEISERDDIRCAVLTGAGKVFCAGADLKDRPDADIAGDFLEHNRLTRETGNAIKECAKPVIAAVNGVALGAGMGLMAACDVLYASEEATFGMPEINVGLAGGASMLRTLFGRSTVRRMFFTGQRLTAHELLRRNVLEDVLPAEELLPVTMALAREIAAKAPLAIIYAKRSCNMVDVMPQRDAYRFEQEFTMTLSRTEDAREARMAFLEKRQPQFKGR; translated from the coding sequence ATGAGCGAGAAACTGGTTCTGATGGAGGTCGCCGACGGCGTGGCGCTGGTGACACTGAATCGCGCACCCGTCAACGCGCTTAACCGTGACATGCGCCGCCAGATCGTGGCGACCTTCGACGAAATCTCCGAGCGCGATGATATCCGCTGCGCCGTGCTGACCGGCGCGGGCAAGGTGTTCTGCGCCGGCGCCGATCTGAAAGACCGGCCTGACGCCGATATCGCCGGCGATTTTCTGGAACACAATCGCCTGACGCGCGAAACCGGCAACGCCATCAAGGAGTGCGCCAAGCCCGTGATCGCCGCCGTCAACGGCGTGGCGCTGGGCGCGGGCATGGGCCTGATGGCCGCCTGCGATGTCCTCTATGCCTCCGAGGAAGCCACTTTCGGCATGCCCGAGATCAACGTCGGTCTGGCCGGCGGTGCGTCGATGCTGCGTACGCTGTTTGGTCGCTCCACCGTGCGCCGCATGTTCTTCACGGGCCAGCGCCTGACGGCCCATGAGCTGCTGCGCCGCAACGTGTTGGAAGACGTGCTTCCCGCCGAGGAACTGCTGCCCGTGACGATGGCCCTGGCGCGCGAAATCGCCGCCAAGGCGCCACTGGCAATCATATACGCCAAGCGCTCGTGCAACATGGTAGACGTGATGCCGCAACGCGATGCGTACCGCTTCGAGCAGGAATTCACGATGACGCTGTCGCGCACGGAAGATGCTCGCGAGGCGCGCATGGCGTTCCTGGAAAAGCGTCAGCCGCAGTTCAAGGGGCGTTGA
- a CDS encoding acetate--CoA ligase family protein produces the protein MSQHTERSPGWGLDGFFHARSIAVVGASDDITKIGGRPVHMLLKHAYAGVVYPINPKGGIVQGLTASKSVRETPTAPELAILAVPAGATPAALRACGERGVKCAIVLSSGFAELGAEGAALQAELVDIARQYGMRMLGPNCLGTVNVVDRVIGSFSISLEEYLPPPGTVGIVSQSGNVGSHTMAAVARRGLGVSRFMATGNEADVDVADGIAALAQDTATRIILCCMETCRHAGRLIEALELARAQGKPVIVLKMGATESGQAAAASHTGAMMGSDAVIDAVFRRHGALRVRSVEELIEIGHAAAMLMPGRLPRNDAVTLLAASGGFGIMMADAMSQAGLQLPALAEETRARIREALPMAGTGNPVDATAQMSSRPDILLKLLAALLDDASGSTLVMFMSLSLYSSRLRGVYLDALAQVRASHPERTFIIISQGPPDAVAQINALGIPVFGSINDAANGLAGLVRLVRQASAPAQPAVSVRQEPVDPSVFRNEYHAKLALAAAGIDVPREAIAQSADEAVRAAEATGFPVVLKIVSEDIAHKTEIGGVALNLATASAVREAYDTVIANAVRHAPHARVDGVLVAPMIKGGVEMIAGISRDPVFGPVVMVGMGGIYAEVLKDVAVQAAPVSEDEALAMIRSLRMFPLLDGARGQARADVAAAARSVARLSEFACRHAGEVAEIDMNPILVRPQGAGVVVLDALIIPTTRAAHAH, from the coding sequence ATGTCTCAGCACACTGAACGCTCCCCGGGTTGGGGGCTCGACGGTTTCTTCCATGCGCGCAGCATTGCCGTGGTGGGTGCCTCGGACGATATCACCAAGATTGGCGGACGCCCGGTACACATGCTGCTCAAGCATGCCTATGCCGGTGTGGTCTATCCCATCAACCCGAAGGGCGGCATCGTCCAGGGGCTGACGGCCTCTAAGTCGGTGCGCGAGACGCCCACCGCGCCCGAGCTCGCTATCCTCGCTGTGCCGGCCGGCGCCACCCCGGCTGCGCTGCGCGCCTGCGGCGAGCGCGGTGTGAAGTGCGCCATCGTGCTGTCTTCGGGGTTTGCCGAGCTGGGCGCCGAAGGTGCCGCGCTGCAGGCCGAACTCGTCGACATCGCACGCCAGTACGGCATGCGCATGCTGGGCCCCAACTGTCTGGGCACCGTCAATGTGGTGGATCGCGTGATCGGGTCGTTCTCGATCAGCCTGGAAGAATACTTGCCGCCGCCGGGCACGGTGGGCATCGTGTCGCAATCGGGCAATGTCGGTAGCCACACCATGGCGGCCGTGGCGCGTCGCGGCCTGGGTGTGAGCCGTTTCATGGCCACCGGCAACGAAGCCGACGTCGATGTGGCCGATGGCATCGCCGCACTGGCGCAGGACACCGCCACGCGCATCATCCTGTGCTGCATGGAAACCTGTCGCCACGCAGGACGCCTGATCGAGGCTCTGGAGCTGGCGCGTGCCCAGGGCAAGCCCGTGATCGTGCTGAAAATGGGCGCCACCGAATCGGGTCAGGCCGCCGCGGCCTCGCACACCGGCGCAATGATGGGGTCCGACGCCGTCATCGATGCGGTCTTCCGTCGCCATGGCGCGCTGCGTGTGCGTTCGGTGGAAGAGCTGATCGAGATCGGCCACGCCGCCGCGATGCTGATGCCGGGGCGTCTGCCGCGCAACGACGCGGTGACGCTGCTGGCGGCCTCGGGCGGTTTCGGCATCATGATGGCCGATGCAATGAGCCAGGCCGGCCTGCAACTGCCCGCGCTGGCCGAAGAAACCCGTGCGCGCATTCGTGAAGCGCTGCCCATGGCGGGCACCGGCAACCCGGTGGACGCCACGGCGCAGATGTCCAGCCGACCCGATATCCTGCTCAAGCTCCTGGCCGCGCTGCTGGACGATGCCTCGGGCAGCACGCTGGTGATGTTCATGTCGCTCTCTCTGTACAGCTCGCGTCTGCGCGGCGTGTACCTCGATGCGCTGGCACAGGTGCGTGCCAGCCATCCCGAACGCACGTTCATTATCATCAGCCAGGGCCCGCCCGACGCGGTCGCGCAGATCAACGCGCTTGGCATTCCCGTGTTCGGTAGCATCAACGATGCGGCCAACGGTCTGGCCGGCCTGGTGCGCTTGGTGCGTCAGGCCAGTGCGCCGGCGCAACCGGCGGTCAGCGTGCGACAGGAGCCAGTCGATCCCAGCGTGTTCCGCAACGAATATCACGCCAAGCTTGCGCTGGCGGCCGCCGGTATCGACGTGCCGCGCGAAGCGATCGCGCAATCGGCTGATGAAGCGGTGCGCGCGGCCGAAGCCACAGGCTTTCCCGTCGTGCTCAAGATCGTGTCGGAAGACATCGCTCACAAGACCGAGATCGGTGGCGTGGCACTGAACCTCGCTACCGCCAGTGCCGTGCGCGAAGCCTATGACACGGTGATCGCCAATGCCGTGCGCCATGCGCCGCATGCCAGGGTCGACGGTGTGCTGGTAGCTCCGATGATCAAGGGCGGCGTGGAGATGATCGCGGGCATCTCGCGCGATCCGGTGTTCGGTCCCGTGGTGATGGTCGGCATGGGCGGCATCTATGCCGAAGTGCTCAAGGATGTGGCCGTGCAGGCCGCGCCAGTGAGCGAGGACGAAGCGCTGGCCATGATCCGTTCGCTGCGCATGTTCCCGCTGCTCGATGGTGCGCGCGGCCAGGCCAGGGCCGATGTCGCCGCCGCTGCCCGCAGTGTGGCGCGGCTTTCGGAATTCGCGTGCCGTCATGCCGGTGAAGTGGCCGAAATCGACATGAATCCGATTCTGGTTCGGCCTCAGGGCGCAGGCGTGGTTGTGCTCGACGCCTTGATCATTCCCACCACGCGCGCCGCGCACGCACACTGA